The genomic segment TACAAGTTGTTGAACCGAAAACGAATTTAAAAGAACAGTTTAAATGTATTCAAATACTttgaagaaaagacaaaaaggaTCCATTCATTTAACGTTGGCAAACCAACCTCGAGCTAGCGGCTGGCAAGTGTATGGGTTTCGTTTTACAGGATTTGGATGCTGCCTTGCCTCTACTTATAATTACGAGTTAGAAGCAACCAACGGTCATAAAAACCAATACTCGTAGCAAGCAGGCAAGTGGTTTATTGAGCAACATAAGCGAAGCGCTGCTTAAACACTGCTAATTGCTCAACTTTTAAAACGGATTATGCAATCCTTGAATTTTCCAACACCAATTTACAACAACAATATTCCAGCGCCTCAAAAAGCTAACCAGTTTCTCTTTCGAAACAGAAGAGGCCAAACGCCCCGGTTCCCTACTTTACTTCTCGCGGCCGAGCATGACTTGGCTCTCAAAGACGAAGAAAATAAAGGAGGGGCGGTGGTGCCATTGCCGGAGGGTCTACGGAGGGAGGTGATGCCCCGGCACGTGGCAGTGATAATGGATGGCAATGCGAAGTGGGCCAGGCAGCGGGGTTTTTCAGCAGCATCTGCTGGGCATGAAGCTGGTGGACGGTCACTTAGGGAGCTTGTAAAGTCGTGTTGTGAGTGGGGGATTAGAGTGCTCActgtttttgccttttcttaTGACAATTGGACTAGGCCTAAGGTCAGCagccttctctctcttttcctttctttaatttGGCAGGTATTTTAGTAGTGATCAGTTcacaaattcttgaagtaaaaggccttaaatttgattatatttacacacacacacacacacttggaTTGTGATTTGAGTTTGTAAGACAGGGAAGTGAAGAGTGGATTAACTTGCTGTAGTGCAGATGGAGGTTGTTTTCTTGTTGAGTTTATTTGAAAGGATGTTGCAGTCCGAGTTGGATTACTTTATGAGGTAGCTCTCTATCTGCTAGTCCATTCTCTTACCATCTATCCAGTGTCTTCATATTTTTGTCTAGTTTACATATAATAAGGTCTGGACTTTCTATCCAAAGATAGTTCTGGATGAAAGTTTTGCTCCAAAAAAAGGTTCATATGATCAACAGCATGTTTTAGTGTCAACCTAATCGTAGATCCTCTCTGATTGACAGAAGTTTGGCTTGATTTGTGTGTAGGCGATATAATGAATGTGTGAATTTGAATCGAAATGTTGAGGAGTGATCAAATGAATAATAACCAGTGAAatattatttcatgtttatGGCATCACTGCCGTAGAAATGCCATACAAAGCCatttcaaaataacataaacattGAAAGGTGTCTATCAGTTTGATTTATTATCGTCACATTTACTGGTCTTGATGCTTCTTTTGCTACTCACAGGAAGGGTATTCGAGTCTCTACAATTGGAGACTCCTCCAGGCTCCCAGAGTCTCTAAAGAAACTGATAAGTGATATAGAGGAGAAGACGAGAGACAATTGCAGACTCCACCTCCTCTTGGCAGTCAGCTATAGCGGGAAATATGATGTTACACAAGCATGCAAAAGCATTGCTCACAAGGTGAAGGATGGTATTGTTCAGTTGGAAGACATCGATGAAAGCCTACTTGAACAGGAGTTGGAAACAAATTGTGCCCAGTATCCATGTCCTGATTTATTGATAAGAACCAGCGGAGAACTTAGGATCAGCAATTTCTTACTGTGGCAACTGGCCTACACTGAGCTTTTCTTTGCAGAAGCGCTCTGGCCTGACTTTGGAAAAGCCGAGTTTATAGAGGCCTTAACTTCCTATCAGCAGAGGCAGAGACGCTATGGTGGACGACATTCATAACTGCATGCTATTTAGATTCCTTGTATTATTCATATCAATGCCATTTCTGTCAGGTGTTTCTCTCCATGGTGCTCATTTCAGCTTGCTTGTCTTTAGTCTTAGATTTCTGGGTGTTCATTTCTATCGGATTTtgtaaaatgaaagaaatctgATTTTGTTAAGAAAACTAGCAAAATAAGTTAAAAGTTTTGGCAagattatatcattttaaaaaaaaattattacaataatatatttttatcttatcacACTTCTAAAACACCatatttactaaatattattattattaaacatgaGAAGATAATTATTGTGtttcaaaataataacatttaaatatattagacTTTTGAAATGTAACAACTTAACATTaagttttattgttaattttctggcTCAATTGGTTGGTCGATTAATCTAATTATATGAACCGGTCAAttatttcacataaaaattataattttataaatttttttcaaatatattttgagttaaaatatatattttgtttaattttttaaatgaaaaataaattttaattaaaatcttaaaaaattattattcatataataattaatctcTGTTTTTAGTGCCAGCCAATCAGCTGGATTGATTGACCATTACGAATCGATATACCGGTAATCCTCTTGGTCAACCAGTTGCATGATCCTTGAAACCTGCCTGCGAAGGTGGCCTCCTGCTGTACTTGTAGCCAATATTGATAGTTCATGTGTGATTATACTCTAGGTCCCTGCACCGGATATTGTGTCCCTTCAGAGATTTTGAAACTCGAACCccatttttctaattgatagtgtaacataaaaaatatagctGAGGAAAGATCAAAGTAAGTACATGTGAAAGCTAGCCGGCATTTAAGGAAGCGCAGGCGCGACGGCTCCCTACCCCCCTACCCTAAGGGCTTTGTTTTTCCCCCAACCTGTACGACGGGTCTCGATCTCGCTTGTCCCGATGATTGTTGACTCAACATTGATTTCGAGCTCAAGTCGGAGGTCCCTTCTCATATCCATCGAGTCAAGTAATTCGCTATCGGAAATTTACACACACACTAGTTTATAGATTTACGCCTGACAGGACCAAAATTTTTGCAAacctaaaagaaaaggtttatatatatatatatatatatatatatatatatgaagaattatttagtatggttattaaatttattaatgtagtttaaattttattttccaagataaattttataattaaaattgttaCATCTAACATTGCAatgactttaaaaataaaaaaaaaatcagacatCTTATTCTTTAATAGAAAaaggtcttgtttaaggagtcgtcacctagtattatgatcactaaaaaTCCTAACTAGTCAATAAAGATTCTATAGTACGAGACTAGTTACGTAAAATAGAAGATATTATTACCCCTTAAACATTTTGCCTtaggcagactgcattgttaGTTctatcttaaattgctaaaagtTTGTTAGTTTATGATATGATTGTTTGCTTGCAATATTCTTGACTCTAACGTCAGtaaatattcaactacggatacttccaactctagcattgataaatattacgtagtaaaaaaatatatggtattCCCGACTCTAAAATCAGTGAATAagccaataaaataattttaaaatcaatgcatgcatatttttttattattatttttttgtaaaaaaattatcatatatcAGATTTGCATTTCACAGTAAAAATTCAAAGATCAATTATATAgtgaaatacttaaaaaaaaatacaagagacttacaaataaattcaaaaaagtccacgaatttttttggaattttatgaTATCCAAAAACGGCTCGTTCAGCccgaaatcaaaacaaaaaggtaaaataaaagggATTGGGCTGACTAGGCATAAGGCCCAGGCCGggtccagttttttttttttttagactgGATTGGACTCGGCCGGCCCAGCCCGGTCACTAGTCACAGTGACAGGAAAATTATTTTGCCTTTGTAACAATTGAATTTGTAGAGAGGGGAAGAGGAATAAGAGTGTGCTTGGAGCTGCTGCCTGAAGACGAAGATGACGGTAAGGGCTAGTTAGCCAATGTTTCCCTCTACTCCTGTTTTTCCTTCCCTTCTTCTTTGATTTCTagtctctcttgttttttttgctttattttattcttcctCTATTTGCATCTTCCTCCCCTGCtctctgtgttttttgtttgtctcCTGTTCTTCGTCTTGTCTCTGTATTATTCGTTCTTCTCCTTTTGTTCTGTCTGTGTTTGCTTGTTCCTCTggtttcttctctgtttttttttgtgttttgcttttttgtttgttcGTTCGTTCCTCCTCCTTTTTTGTTCCCTTCTGTTCGTCTTTCTTTGGCCTTTTATAAGGCCATAGAGAGTAAATGAAGTCCTTAACAGTCTTGCTTATGCAGGACTGTTAATCGATCTGGAAACGAAATCATGGGTAGGAAACGTTGTCCGGGTCAGGTGCCATTTCTTCCTGTAAATGAAGCCGTTAACAATCCTACTCATGCAGGACTGTTGATCGATCTGGAAACGAGATCGTGGGCAGGAGACGTGGTCCAATTTTGGTGCCATTTCTTCTTGTTGAATCGGTCTCTTGAAAAAGGTGATGAGCACTAGAAACGGCGtcgggtttttttaattaaaatggttATCTTCAATTTACCCTCTGAACGCCAGACATTTAACAATTTGGTCcatgatttcattaattcaacaattccaagttcaattaagtccccaaacttCCAATTCTTCTACTCTTTTTTTACCAAATTGACtctcaaatttataattcaatccTCAAACTTCAAATTTGTGTTGTATTAACCcaattctcaaatattttttattcattcatttttttatcttattatttattattttttgaaaattcaaaaattgggttatgacaaaagtatttcttatttattttaatgaacacAATATCTTATGacaatatttttaacttgaataattggttctcttaattttatgaataaaaaaataatttgaattgaatttttcataaataatttattattggtattattatttttatattagatacataataattgaaaataaattattaaaattcaaataaaaaattataatagtattCAAGAATTATATTCAAACGTAAATCAacctgttaaatttttttttaggagaaaaaaataCCAAAGGAAAATAAGAGGAAAACAAAGGAAAGGATCAGGTCCAGTGCTTGGCCTTTCAGTAGCAGATCAGACTCATGTGATTGGCCACCCctttgttttgaaaaacaaaacatagacAACTCTCGCCTGTGCTTGctgcaccaaaaaaaaaaaaaaaaaaaaaaaaagaagaagaagaagaagaagaggaacgTGCCTTAGCTTAAACCCACCACCTCTAATTGTCGTACAGGTTAACCACTCAAGCTACCagtatcattttctttattcatcCTCTCGGCAAACGAAAGTCTTGTTCAATTTACGTTTAACACTACGTGCTGCGACGGCAAAGAGGGCTTTTATGCAATGGAAAGACCATAAAGAATCCAAGAATGGGTGATGAATAGTTTTAAACAAACATGTTAATctaatgatttatattattttttaatatatttttttaagttaaaaatttttaaatttaaaatttatataattttaagatataatttatattattctttgacaatcttattattttttttcaaaatataaaactgCTATATAcaattttgaataaatatatattttaaaatataacgactaattaattggaaaaaaacttCGAGATACGGAATTGGCCATGCCACCTGCCTTAGTTCCGAGATCACCTCGAGGGAATTATAGAGGTTAgagtatatttttctatttagaaatatagttgaagttattttttaaagtattttttattttaaaaatgtattaaaataatattttttatttatttttaaaataatttaaaaatataaaaataattaaaaatatatttttttaacaacctCTATTTAAGCCACAATCCGAATTATGTACGATGATGTTGTAGGATGGTGTCATCCCGTACGAGAACTATTTCCTATTGTTTTGAATCTTGGTCCTTTAGCTTGACTGCACAAATCCAGTCAGAACCCCTCACTTGAGCTTGCCTGCCTCTTGCCATTGCTCTAGGATTTGGTTTGTACCCACggtaaaaaatattcttcatgTGCTGCAAGCAtgttttgaaatagaaaaagaaattcccGATACTGATTATAGACTTTACTaagttaaataaattagttttatttaaattatataataaaaatcattaacagaacaaatttttttttaaaaaaaagtgatcgtGATAACCTAAAACAATAtacttttttagaataaaacaaATGATGTAATTCAATTATTACTCATTAAATACGGAATCATGAAATGGAGtaaaaaaagaatctaaaaaatcaggtttgatcAATCCAAGTTGGTATGATAAACTTGTAATCTATCTAAtaagtttttctaaaaatctaAGATGGGCAagttacctgatattgagatcattttttttagaaaaaacatggagtttttctttaaaaaaaagaggcaagttgcccgtgaaaatagaccagtgtgagtgtgtgggcaggtcgcatatgaaaatagaccaggttAAGTGTGCGTGGGcagtcgcccctgaaaataaaccaaaatgagTGTGTGTGGGCAGGTTGCCCGTGAAAATAGCCCAGGGTAAGTGTGTGTGTGGGCTGGTCACCCCTGAAAAAAGACCAGTGTGAGTGTCTGTAGGTAGGTCGcctgtgaaaatagaccaattttcttcaaaaaagacaggtcacccatgataacgagatcattttctaaaaaaagtaaAGTCCTTGGATGAGTGGATCACTCAGCAAgcaatttgcactaaaaaactAATTCTGATGTTGTCGCAATTTTGTTGTAATACCAACTTTGTTCCAACTTAGACTTTGATTTTGACTTGATTTCGTGTAATATCTGACCATCCCAGCTATATTTCATCATTCATGAAATGTTAAAGAATTGACCTACACTTTTATTGGGTCTTAGGGCTCACTGTTTTTATGTCAGACTCTTAGTCAAACTGGGATGCTCGGTATTGTCAGTTTTCAAATCAGATCAGGAGatctttttgaccaactagattgcGACTAGATTATGTTCCTCAAAATgaatttatctcactttgaatccttcatgaaagttgtagacaTGTACGCATAGATGAATTTGGATTTTTGAAtctcttgattttgatatcagaagcttaagatattcccatttgaatatctaatgtgAAGGTAGAGAATCCTGCCATGAGAAGGGTTTAACCCAAGTTCGCAGGTCTGATTCGAGGGATTACAGGCCAATTTGAAGGACTTTCtttggaccaaggactgaattgaaaagttCTAAAATgaggggtttaattgaagatgaaattagaaggaaaTTAGTTGGGTTTTAAGAAATTGAAGAGGGGACTGGATCATCAGGAAATACAAGAATTCTACCACGCTGGATAAGGAAATAAGACTTTGTAGCATGCACCTCTCcccatctgatttctttccttttctctgcaACTTCCTGCTGGTTTCCATGATTCTCTcgcttgattttttaaagctGCAGGCCATGTTTTTTCTGCCTCAGTCCAAAGAAAACAATTAGTGCCTCACGATGCCAGCcaaggaaggaaagaaaggagtTGTACCACCCTTTGATCACTGGAAAGTAATTGCtggaattataatattttagttcCTCATTTGCATtatttgattggaaattagCCGAGATTTACATCCTATATTAGTGTATTTTGTTTCCTAAATAGAGCTGTTGTTTAGGCTATATAAACCTCCTCTGCtgggagaagaagatgatgaaaaagagagagaaagagacagaggaaaaagagaaaagagaaacaagAGAGAGGCAGGCGACACTAGGCTGAGAaagaagcaggaaaaaaaaacacatagagGCAGAAAAGAGAAtagaggagaggaaggagagGGAGATTAGAAAGGAACAGCATAAAAGATTAAGGTTTCTTAAGATCATCAAAAGCTAAAGCAAGCAGGGACTGCCTTTCGGTCTTTACTCCATGTTCTGCAAACAAATCTGCAGAACAGGGGAGAACAGAGGAGTTAAAACcagtagagagagagggatgaagACGCAGAGAAAAACACAGGAGACAGACGCAAACAGAGAACAGAAGGAAAATGGGCTAAAAAAATAGACGAGAATACTGATAGATCAGCCAGCACGCCTTCAACACCGCTGCAGCTCCTTCGTTTCCGCCTCTAAGTCTGTTATTCCCAACTTTGCATGCATTCTTAGTTATgttgttactgttcaagtgaattataattcatttaaaCATTAACCAGGCAATGTATGCGTGAGGAAACTCACGCATGCCTTTTTGCCCAGTTGGGTTACTGGTTTGGGCTAGTGACCCGGCTAGGCCTGCTGGATTCAGCCAAGCCACATGGGCCGAATTGGACCCAGCTCAAAAAAAATGAGTAAGATCGTTGGTTTTCTCGTGTATTTATTTTgtggttttggatttatatatatataacaaaaaaatattttcttgtgtgttgcatacggccaataccttAACATTGttttggtatatatatatatatatataaaacaaatattccaagtttaaaagaaaatgtgttttagcatggatttcttaaacacaaaaaattattttcctgcATTTTGGATTtcacaacatgtttgtaaattccaaaaagtgatggccaatattccaaaaaatacaaaaatcttattttttagggaattcatctattattcactgttaatatttggataaaaaaatccaaaagggatgaatatccaaaatattattaggaataacttgttattattcgctgttaatatttggataaagaaaccccaagtggttaatatccaaaatacttttttagaaataataagtcatgattatttatttaatcacatATCCTTGAAAAAAGCCTCtattataattgaggacatttcaaatTTTGCTTCCACGGTTTATGAGTCGTGAAAGTATGAAATACTAAAGAAAAAATGGATTTCTAAAGCAtcttgaatttccttagatttctaacttagtttttttttgtttcttttccttgCAATTTACGAGTTGCGAACACTTAAAATActaaagggaaaaatgagcttttaagcacattgaatctccttagatttctatcttAGTTGTCTCTTAATTCATGggttaatttatttcaaatcaaacacagattttAAAAGATCTGTATCGGTTCTCCTTGACACTCTatagacatatctaaaggtatTATCCACATTGGCTGAGGGTTCTTTtttttagactttgaacccaaGTCTATTCATCATAGCAAAATCATCCTAGGAAAATTGATTagagaacaccaacaccatagcaattataagacaaaccaaacatcaagcagcttaccttaggtagggtgtactaGGGATGCTAAAACATTTCATTTACACAAGCAGtctcttgccttagaatctctgaaagaccagttaggattcATAATAACCATAATATTAGATGGCGACTctcttatttataaaataa from the Populus nigra chromosome 1, ddPopNigr1.1, whole genome shotgun sequence genome contains:
- the LOC133681089 gene encoding cis-prenyltransferase 4, chloroplastic-like, yielding MQSLNFPTPIYNNNIPAPQKANQFLFRNRRGQTPRFPTLLLAAEHDLALKDEENKGGAVVPLPEGLRREVMPRHVAVIMDGNAKWARQRGFSAASAGHEAGGRSLRELVKSCCEWGIRVLTVFAFSYDNWTRPKMEVVFLLSLFERMLQSELDYFMRKGIRVSTIGDSSRLPESLKKLISDIEEKTRDNCRLHLLLAVSYSGKYDVTQACKSIAHKVKDGIVQLEDIDESLLEQELETNCAQYPCPDLLIRTSGELRISNFLLWQLAYTELFFAEALWPDFGKAEFIEALTSYQQRQRRYGGRHS